One window from the genome of Enterobacter asburiae encodes:
- a CDS encoding AI-2E family transporter, protein MIANPSDKAGLHILLKLACLVVILAGIHAAADIIVQLLLALFFAIVLNPLVTWFLRRGVSRPVAITIVVIVMLIALTALFGVLAASLSEFSTMLPQYNKELTRKIVALQEMVPFLNLHISPERMLRRMDSEKVMTYATTLMTGLSGAMASILLLVMTVVFMLFEVRHVPYKLRFALNNPQIHIAGLHRALKGVSKYLALKTLLSVWTGVIVWLGLMLMDVQFALMWGVLAFLLNYVPNIGAVLSAVPPMIQAFLFNGFYECMLVGALFLVVHMVLGNILEPRMMGHRLGMSTLVVFLSLLVWGWLLGPVGMLLSVPLTSVCKIWMETTKGGSKLAILLGPGRPKSRLPG, encoded by the coding sequence ATGATCGCTAACCCGTCCGACAAAGCAGGACTCCACATCTTATTAAAACTCGCCTGTCTGGTGGTTATCCTTGCGGGTATCCATGCTGCCGCCGACATTATTGTTCAGCTCCTGCTGGCGCTCTTTTTTGCCATTGTGCTTAATCCTCTGGTCACCTGGTTTTTACGCCGGGGCGTCAGCCGTCCGGTAGCCATCACCATCGTCGTCATCGTGATGCTGATTGCCCTGACGGCGCTCTTCGGCGTGCTGGCGGCATCGCTGAGCGAATTCTCCACCATGCTGCCGCAGTACAACAAAGAGCTGACGCGTAAGATTGTCGCGCTGCAGGAGATGGTGCCCTTTCTTAATCTGCATATCTCACCCGAACGGATGCTGCGCAGGATGGACTCAGAGAAGGTCATGACCTACGCCACCACCTTGATGACGGGGCTTTCCGGCGCGATGGCCAGCATTCTGCTGCTGGTCATGACGGTGGTGTTCATGCTGTTCGAAGTCCGCCACGTCCCCTATAAGCTGCGCTTTGCACTGAACAATCCACAAATTCACATTGCGGGATTACACCGCGCACTGAAGGGCGTCTCCAAATACCTGGCGCTGAAAACGCTCCTGAGCGTCTGGACCGGGGTCATAGTCTGGCTGGGACTGATGCTGATGGACGTGCAGTTCGCGCTGATGTGGGGCGTGCTGGCCTTTCTGCTGAACTACGTGCCCAATATTGGCGCGGTGCTTTCCGCCGTGCCGCCGATGATTCAGGCGTTTCTGTTTAACGGCTTCTACGAATGTATGCTGGTCGGCGCACTGTTCCTCGTCGTGCATATGGTGCTGGGCAATATTCTTGAGCCGCGCATGATGGGACACCGGCTGGGCATGTCGACGCTGGTGGTGTTTTTATCCTTACTGGTTTGGGGATGGCTGCTGGGCCCGGTCGGCATGCTGCTGTCGGTCCCCCTGACCAGCGTATGTAAAATCTGGATGGAAACCACCAAAGGCGGCAGCAAGCTGGCGATCCTGCTCGGGCCGGGGAGGCCGAAAAGCCGGCTACCCGGGTAA
- a CDS encoding DcrB family lipoprotein: MRNLVKYVGIGLLVVGLAACDNSDTKTPAQGASAESNATGQPVNLMDGKLSFSLPADMTDQSGKLGTQANNMHVYSDATGQKAVIVIVGDDTSEDLAVLSKRLEDQQRGRDPQLQVVTNKSIELKGHTLQQLDSIISAKGQTAYSSVVLGKVDNKLLTLQITLPAEDQQKAQTAAENIINTIVIQ; the protein is encoded by the coding sequence ATGCGCAATCTGGTTAAATATGTCGGGATTGGCCTGCTGGTTGTGGGTCTTGCAGCCTGTGATAACAGCGACACGAAAACGCCTGCTCAGGGCGCATCCGCAGAGAGCAACGCGACCGGCCAGCCGGTGAATCTGATGGATGGCAAACTCAGTTTCTCTCTGCCAGCCGATATGACTGACCAGAGCGGCAAGCTGGGCACCCAGGCGAACAACATGCACGTGTACTCCGACGCAACCGGGCAGAAAGCGGTCATTGTGATTGTGGGCGACGACACCAGCGAAGACCTGGCCGTTCTGTCCAAACGTCTGGAAGATCAGCAGCGCGGCCGCGATCCGCAGCTGCAGGTCGTGACCAATAAATCCATCGAGCTGAAAGGCCACACGCTGCAACAGCTCGACAGCATCATCTCTGCAAAAGGCCAGACCGCCTACTCTTCTGTGGTGCTGGGCAAGGTTGATAACAAACTGCTGACCCTGCAGATCACCCTGCCAGCGGAAGATCAGCAGAAAGCGCAGACGGCTGCTGAAAACATCATTAACACCATCGTGATCCAGTAA
- a CDS encoding 7-cyano-7-deazaguanine/7-aminomethyl-7-deazaguanine transporter — MTSFSESQRVKALFWLSLFHLLVITSSNYLVQLPISIFGFHTTWGAFSFPFIFLATDLTVRIFGAPLARRIIFSVMLPALFISYVISSLFYMGSWQGFEALTHFNLFVARIAAASFMAYALGQILDVHVFNRLRQNHRWWMAPTASTLFGNVSDTLAFFFIAFWRSPDAFMAEHWMEIALVDYCFKVLISIVFFLPMYGVLLNMLLKRLADKSEITALQAG, encoded by the coding sequence ATGACGTCGTTTTCTGAATCACAGCGCGTAAAAGCGTTGTTCTGGCTTTCGCTTTTCCATTTGCTGGTGATCACCTCCAGCAACTATCTGGTGCAGCTCCCGATCTCCATCTTTGGTTTTCATACCACCTGGGGCGCGTTCAGCTTCCCGTTTATTTTCCTCGCGACCGATTTGACCGTGCGTATCTTTGGCGCTCCGCTGGCTCGCCGCATTATTTTTTCGGTCATGCTCCCGGCGCTGTTCATCTCGTACGTGATTTCGTCTCTGTTTTATATGGGAAGCTGGCAGGGCTTTGAGGCGTTAACCCACTTCAACCTGTTTGTTGCCCGTATCGCCGCGGCAAGCTTTATGGCCTACGCGCTGGGGCAGATCCTCGACGTGCATGTGTTTAACCGCCTGCGTCAGAATCATCGCTGGTGGATGGCGCCAACCGCCTCCACGCTGTTCGGGAACGTGAGCGATACGCTGGCCTTCTTCTTCATCGCCTTCTGGCGCAGCCCGGATGCGTTCATGGCTGAACACTGGATGGAAATCGCGCTGGTGGACTACTGCTTCAAGGTCCTCATCAGCATTGTCTTCTTCCTGCCAATGTACGGCGTGCTGCTCAATATGCTGCTGAAAAGGCTGGCAGATAAATCTGAAATCACGGCATTGCAGGCTGGTTAA
- the tusA gene encoding sulfurtransferase TusA, translating into MTDLFSSPDHTLDAQGLRCPEPVMMVRKTVRNMQTGETLLIIADDPATTRDIPGFCTFMEHELVAQQTEALPYRYLIRKG; encoded by the coding sequence ATGACCGACCTGTTTTCCAGCCCAGACCACACTCTTGATGCCCAGGGCCTTCGCTGCCCGGAGCCGGTAATGATGGTACGCAAAACCGTGCGCAACATGCAGACCGGTGAAACACTGCTGATTATTGCCGATGACCCGGCCACGACCCGCGATATTCCCGGTTTTTGTACCTTTATGGAACATGAGCTGGTGGCACAGCAGACCGAGGCGCTGCCGTACCGGTATTTGATTCGTAAGGGTTAG
- the yhgN gene encoding NAAT family transporter YhgN — translation MSEIISAAVLLILIMDPLGNLPIFMSVLKHTEPKRRRAIMIRELLIALLVMFIFLFAGEKILAFLNLRAETVSISGGIILFLIAIKMIFPSAEGSSSGLPAGEEPFIVPLAIPLVAGPTILATLMLLSHQYPNQMSHLVIALLIAWGGTFIILLQSSLFLRLLGEKGVNALERLMGLILVMMATQMFLDGIRAWMKG, via the coding sequence ATGAGTGAAATCATTTCCGCAGCGGTTTTATTGATTCTGATAATGGATCCACTGGGTAACCTGCCGATCTTCATGTCGGTGCTGAAGCACACCGAGCCGAAGCGCCGCCGGGCGATCATGATCCGCGAGCTGCTCATCGCCCTGCTGGTGATGTTTATCTTCCTGTTTGCGGGTGAAAAAATTCTCGCGTTCCTGAACCTGCGCGCCGAAACCGTTTCGATTTCCGGCGGGATTATTCTGTTCCTGATTGCCATTAAGATGATTTTCCCGAGCGCGGAAGGCAGCAGCAGCGGCCTGCCTGCGGGTGAAGAGCCGTTTATTGTGCCGCTGGCGATTCCCCTCGTCGCCGGGCCAACCATTCTGGCTACGCTGATGCTGCTGTCGCATCAGTATCCTAACCAGATGAGCCATCTGGTGATTGCCCTGCTGATCGCCTGGGGCGGAACGTTTATTATCCTGCTGCAGTCGTCCCTGTTCCTTCGCCTGCTGGGTGAGAAAGGGGTAAACGCGCTGGAACGCCTGATGGGGCTGATTCTGGTAATGATGGCAACGCAGATGTTCCTGGACGGGATCAGGGCGTGGATGAAAGGATGA
- the asd gene encoding aspartate-semialdehyde dehydrogenase, whose protein sequence is MKNVGFIGWRGMVGSVLMQRMVEERDFDAIRPVFFSTSQLGQAAPSFGGTTGTLQDAYDLEALKALDIIVTCQGGDYTNEIYPKLRESGWQGYWIDAASSLRMKDDAIIILDPVNQGVITDGLNNGVKTFVGGNCTVSLMLMSLGGLFAQDLVEWVSVATYQAASGGGARHMRELLTQMGQLHQSVATELANPASAILDIERKVTQLTRSGELPVDNFGVPLAGGLIPWIDKQLDNGQTREEWKGQAETNKILATANTIPVDGLCVRIGALRCHSQAFTIKLKKDVSIPTVEELLAAHNPWAKVVPNDRDITMRELTPAAVTGTLTTPVGRLRKLNMGPEYLSAFTVGDQLLWGAAEPLRRMLRQLA, encoded by the coding sequence ATGAAAAACGTTGGTTTTATCGGCTGGCGCGGTATGGTCGGCTCTGTACTCATGCAACGCATGGTTGAAGAGCGCGATTTCGACGCTATCCGCCCGGTCTTCTTCTCCACTTCCCAGCTCGGCCAGGCTGCTCCGTCCTTTGGTGGTACCACAGGCACGTTGCAGGATGCTTACGATCTGGAAGCGCTGAAGGCACTCGACATTATTGTGACGTGCCAGGGCGGCGATTATACCAACGAAATCTATCCAAAGCTGCGTGAAAGCGGCTGGCAGGGCTACTGGATTGACGCGGCCTCTTCGCTGCGTATGAAAGACGATGCCATCATCATTCTCGACCCGGTTAACCAGGGCGTCATCACCGACGGCCTGAACAACGGCGTGAAAACCTTTGTTGGCGGCAACTGCACCGTCAGCCTGATGCTGATGTCCCTCGGCGGCCTGTTCGCGCAGGATCTGGTGGAGTGGGTTTCCGTGGCGACCTACCAGGCCGCGTCAGGCGGCGGCGCGCGTCACATGCGCGAGCTGCTGACCCAGATGGGCCAGCTGCACCAGAGCGTCGCGACCGAGCTGGCAAACCCGGCGTCTGCGATTCTGGATATCGAGCGTAAGGTCACCCAGCTGACCCGCAGCGGCGAACTGCCGGTAGACAACTTCGGCGTACCGCTGGCCGGTGGCCTGATCCCGTGGATCGACAAACAGTTGGATAACGGCCAGACCCGCGAAGAGTGGAAGGGCCAGGCTGAGACCAACAAAATCCTCGCGACCGCGAACACCATTCCGGTTGACGGTCTGTGCGTGCGTATCGGCGCGCTGCGCTGCCACAGCCAGGCCTTCACCATTAAACTGAAAAAAGATGTGTCTATTCCGACCGTGGAAGAGCTGCTGGCCGCGCACAACCCGTGGGCGAAAGTGGTGCCAAACGATCGCGATATCACCATGCGCGAACTGACGCCGGCAGCCGTCACCGGCACGCTGACCACGCCGGTTGGCCGTCTGCGCAAGCTGAACATGGGGCCGGAGTACCTCTCCGCGTTCACCGTTGGCGACCAGCTCCTGTGGGGCGCCGCCGAGCCGCTGCGCCGCATGCTGCGCCAGCTGGCGTAA